The following coding sequences are from one Euwallacea fornicatus isolate EFF26 chromosome 8, ASM4011564v1, whole genome shotgun sequence window:
- the LOC136340839 gene encoding protein takeout-like — MWKIVITGFFLLVLYSRDVAAAKGLPSYLKLCHKGIPNLNECIIENLNILRPRMKVGIPELLIPSLDPLIIPEATLSTGSDFKATFRDLHLYRTDAFVMDTLNFDIDKYIIDIKIHFPSIRITSNYTINGRILVLNLNGNGPADGNYTNIRTELSLKGTPFQKNNKTFVKWNREKIDIQIESVHLLFERIFGDNAALNDQTNRVINENIGSIIEELKPVTQQIIGDFIFNLINRLFARYSISDLFPK; from the exons ATGTGGAAAATTGTTATAACAGGATTTTTCCTCTTGGTACTGTATTCTCGAGATGTGGCTGCAGCGAAAGGCTTAC CATCGTATTTAAAGTTATGTCACAAGGGGattccaaatttaaatgaatgcATAATCGAAAACCTAAATATATTAAGACCAAGAATGAAAGTCGGCATTCCAGAGCTCTTAATTCCAAGCCTCGATCCTCTTATCATTCCAGAAGCTACACTATCAACGGGAAGTGATTTTAAAGCAACTTTTCGAGATCTACAC TTATACCGTACTGATGCATTTGTGATGGATACTTTGAATTTTGACATCGATAAATACATCATAGacattaaaatacattttccgaGCATTAGGATCACTTCCAATTACACTATAAATGGAAGAATCTTAGTTTTGAATCTAAATGGCAATGGACCAGCCGATGGGAATTACA caaatATTCGGACCGAGCTGAGCCTTAAAGGAACGCCGTttcagaaaaataacaaaaccttCGTAAAGTGGAATAGGGAGAAGATTGATATCCAGATAGAGTCTGTCCATCTCCTGTTCGAGAGGATATTTGGAGATAATGCTGCATTAAATGATCAAACTAATAGAGTTATAAATGAGAACATTGGTAGCATTATCGAGGAATTGAAACCTGTTACCCAGCAGATTATTGGCGATTTCATCTTTAACCTTATAAATCGATTGTTTGCTAGGTATTCTATTTCTGATCTATTtccaaaatag
- the LOC136340836 gene encoding protein takeout-like, producing the protein MYIYKIISIFDDTHNTFSLHLCAYSVKMAIIKYSKYLILCAIFLSESCIFGIPELPSFLKLCSKSDPNLKQCLIDSIESLRPLMAKGIPEFGIPSCEPLIIPQIVLDQGRGPVSIKSTYTNIQVFGPTKFFIKNAKIDMDKNRCKFKLFLPELTVNTNYTMSGKILMMPIVGSGLSFGNYTDIDAVVSMKTNKIEKDGEQFFNIEKCFIDFDIKDARLKFENLFNGNEELGDAINLFLNDNWKTVADEIKPVLEDRLAEIFKRFSNKIFHKYPIRTLFPE; encoded by the exons atgtatatttacaaaataatttcaattttcgatgACACCCATAACACATTCTCATTACACTTATGTGCTTATTCGGTGAAGATGGCTATAATCAAATATTCAAAGTACCTTATTTTATGTGCAATATTCTTAAGTGAGAGCTGCATATTTGGAATACCGGAATTAC CATCTTTCCTCAAACTTTGTTCAAAGTCAGATCCCAACCTAAAACAATGTCTCATAGACTCAATTGAAAGCCTGCGACCCTTAATGGCCAAGGGAATTCCCGAATTCGGAATACCTAGCTGTGAGCCATTAATCATACCACAAATTGTCCTTGATCAAGGTCGGGGTCCAGTATCTATTAAGTCGACTTACACAAATATACAAGTATTCGGACCAACAAAATTCTTCATAAAAAATGCCAA GATTGATATGGATAAAAACAGATGTAAATTTAAGCTGTTTTTACCAGAATTGACTGTTAACACCAATTATACAATGAGTggtaaaatattaatgatgccAATAGTCGGATCAGGATTGAGCTTCGGAAACTATA CTGATATTGATGCAGTGGTAAGTATGAAgacaaataaaatagaaaaagatggcgagcaatttttcaatattgagAAGTGCTTTATCGACTTCGATATCAAAGATGCCCGACTAAAATTTGAGAATCTGTTCAACGGAAATGAAGAATTAG GTGATGCGATAAACCTGTTTCTAAATGACAATTGGAAAACTGTAGCGGATGAAATCAAACCAGTACTAGAAGACCGGTTggcagaaatatttaaaagattttcaaataaaatcttCCATAAATATCCCATAAGAACACTTTTCCCAGAATAA